The following are encoded in a window of Esox lucius isolate fEsoLuc1 chromosome 14, fEsoLuc1.pri, whole genome shotgun sequence genomic DNA:
- the crata gene encoding carnitine O-acetyltransferase isoform X1, whose amino-acid sequence MLGILARTMAKDLWHKVKPCGHLVRPVAPTQLPGRYLSHQEGLPNLPVPPLQQTCERYLAALEPIVNEKELSHTKELLAEFQGSGGVGERLQKGLERRAHKTQNWLSDWWLTTAYLDYRMPVVIHSSPGVVLPRMEFSDRQGQMRFAAKLIAGILDFKTMIDNETLPVEYLGGKPLCMNQYYQVLSSCRIPGLKRDTVVNYSRSSRPPTHITVVHNFQFFVLDVYNSDGTPLTVDQLYIQLEKIWNSSLQNNKEPVGILTSNHRNTWGKAYSSLIRDKTNKKSVQSIQTSIFTVCLDAAMPRVSEELYRSRAAVQMLHGGGSRWNSGNRWFDKTLQFIVGEDGSCGVIYEHAPAEGPPIVSLIDHVVEYTKKSEIVRTPMVPLPMPRKLRFNITPEIKKDIDDAKQNMNIMVHDLDVKVIVFSHFGKNVPKAHKMSPDAFIQMGLQLAYYRMYLQCCSTYESASLRMFRLGRTDTIRSCSVDSANFVKAMDDPAKPNVEKVILLEKAVKAHRAYTDMAIRGQAIDRHLLGLKLQAIEDLTSLPEIFMDTSYAVANHYNLSTSQVPAQTDCVMCFGPVVPDGYGVCYNPMAEHINFAVSAFNSCDKTNAARMAQGLESALLDMRSLLESTPKAKL is encoded by the exons ATGTTGGGGATTTTGGCCAGGACGATG GCAAAAGACCTATGGCACAAGGTGAAACCTTGTGGGCACCTGGTGAGGCCTGTGGCACCCACACAACTCCCTGGGCGCTACCTGAGCCACCAGGAGGGCCTCCCGAATCTCCCGGTGCCTCCACTCCAGCAGACGTGTGAGCGCTACCTGGCCGCTCTGGAGCCCATCGTGAACGAGAAGGAACTGAGCCACACCAAGGAGCTGTTGGCGGAGTTCCAGGGGTCTGGGGGTGTTGGTGAGAGGCTGCAGAAGGGTCTGGAGAGAAGGGCTCACAAGACTCAGAACTGG ctttCAGACTGGTGGCTGACTACTGCCTATCTGGACTACCGGATGCCTGTGGTCATCCATTCTAGTCCCGGTGTGGTCTTACCTCGCATGGAGTTCAGTGACCGCCAGGGACAGATGAG GTTTGCTGCCAAGCTGATTGCTGGCATTTTGGACTTCAAGACAATGATTGACAA CGAGACTTTGCCAGTGGAGTACCTCGGGGGGAAACCACTGTGTATGAACCAGTACTACCAGGTGCTGTCGTCGTGTCGCATCCCTGGGCTGAAGAGAGACACGGTGGTCAACTACTCCCGTAGCTCCAGGCCGCCCACTCACATTACCGTGGTGCACAATTTCCAG TTCTTTGTGCTGGACGTGTACAACAGCGACGGAACCCCGCTAACGGTGGACCAGCTATACATACAGCTGGAGAAAATCTGGAACTCCTCCCTGCAGAACAACAAGGAGCCTGTGGGCATTCTCACCTCCAACCACCGCAACACCTGGGGCAAGGCCTACAGCAGCCTCATCAGGG ACAAGACCAACAAGAAGTCGGTGCAGTCCATCCAGACGAGCATCTTCACAGTGTGTCTGGATGCTGCCATGCCGCGTGTCTCTGAGGAGCTGTACCGCAGCCGGGCAGCCGTCCAGATGCTTCACGGTGGGGGCAGTCGCTGGAACAGCGGCAACCGCTGGTTCGACAAGACCCTGCAG TTTATCGTCGGCGAGGACGGGTCGTGTGGTGTTATTTATGAGCATGCCCCTGCCGAAGGGCCGCCCATCGTGTCCTTGATCGACCACGTGGTCGAGTACAC GAAGAAGTCTGAGATTGTGCGTACCCCCATGGTCCCCCTTCCGATGCCCCGGAAACTACGATTCAACATCACGCCTGAGATCAAGAAAGACATAGACGATGCCAAGCAGAACATGAAcat AATGGTACATGACCTGGATGTCAAAGTCAttgtcttttctcattttggCAAGAACGTCCCCAAGGCCCACAAAATGAGCCCAGATGCCTTCATCCAGATGGGGCTACAGCTAGCCTACTACAG gatGTATCTGCAGTGCTGTTCCACCTACGAGAGTGCCTCCCTGCGTATGTTCAGGCTGGGTCGCACGGACACCATACGCTCCTGTTCTGTTGACTCCGCTAACTTCGTCAAGGCCATGGACGATCCGGCCAAACCAAACGTAGAAAAAGTGATCTTACTGGAGAAGGCTGTCAAGGCCCACAGGGCGTACACCGACATG GCGATCCGGGGCCAGGCCATTGACCGACACCTCCTGGGGCTGAAGTTGCAGGCGATCGAGGACCTGACCTCCCTGCCTGAGATCTTTATGGACACCTCGTATGCTGTGGCCAACCactacaacctctccacaaGCCAG GTGCCAGCCCAGACAGACTGTGTGATGTGCTTTGGGCCTGTGGTGCCTGACGGCTACGGCGTGTGCTACAACCCGATGGcagaacacatcaactttgCCGTGTCGGCATTCAACAGCTGCGACAAGACTAATGCAGCCCGCATGGCCCAGGGCCTGGAGAGTGCTCTGCTGGACATGAGGAGTCTGCTGGAGAGCACGCCCAAGGCCAAGCTGTGA
- the cdk9 gene encoding cyclin-dependent kinase 9, with translation MQRDKTGNATGAEKPDREAAIMSKYYDGVDFPFCDEFSKYEKLAKIGQGTFGEVFKAKHRQTGKKVALKKVLMENEKEGFPITALREIKILQLLKHENVVNLIEICRTKATQFNRYKGSIYLVFDFCEHDLAGLLSNANVKFTLAEIKKVMQMLLNGLYYIHRNKILHRDMKAANVLITRDGVLKLADFGLARAFSLAKNSQGNRYTNRVVTLWYRPPELLLGERDYGPPIDLWGAGCIMAEMWTRSPIMQGNTEQHQLTLISQLCGSITAEVWPGVDKKYELYQKMELPKGQKRKVKDRLKAYVKDPYALDLIDKLLVLDPAQRTDSDDALNHDFFWSDPMPSDLKNMLSTHNTSMFEYLAPPRRRGHMPQQPANQNRNPATTSQPEFDRVF, from the exons ATGCAGCGAGACAAAACCGGAAATGCCACCGGGgctgaaaa GCCTGACCGGGAGGCCGCCATTATGTCCAAATACTACGACGGAGTCGATTTTCCTTTCTGTGACGAGTTTTCTAAATATGAAAAACTTGCTAAGATCGGCCAAGGAACCTTTGG GGAGGTGTTCAAAGCCAAGCACAGACAGACTGGGAAGAAGGTAGCCCTGAAGAAGGTGTTGATGGAGAATGAGAAGGAAGGG TTTCCCATTACTGCTCTGAGGGAGATCAAGATTCTGCAGCTCCTAAAACATGAGAACGTCGTCAACCTAATAGAGATCTGTCGAACCAAAG CCACCCAGTTCAACCGCTACAAAGGCAGCATCTATCTGGTGTTTGACTTCTGTGAGCACGATTTGGCGGGGTTGCTAAGCAACGCCAATGTTAAATTCACCCTGGCTGAGATCAAGAAGGTTATGCAGATGCTGCTGAATGGACTCTACTACATCCACAGAAACAAG ATTCTACACAGAGACATGAAGGCGGCCAACGTGCTCATCACCCGAGACGGCGTTCTGAAGCTAGCTGACTTTGGGTTGGCGCGAGCCTTTAGCCTGGCAAAGAACAGCCAGGGCAATCGCTACACCAACCGAGTGGTTACTCTCTGGTACCGCCCCCCAGAGCTGCTACTGG GTGAGAGAGACTACGGCCCTCCCATTGACCTGTGGGGAGCCGGGTGCATCATGGCCGAGATGTGGACGCGCAGCCCCATCATGCAGGGCAACACGGAGCAGCATCAGCTCACACTCATAAGCCAGCTGTGTGGCTCCATCACTGCAGAG GTATGGCCGGGCGTGGACAAGAAGTATGAGCTCTACCAGAAGATGGAGCTCCCAAAGGGCCAgaagaggaaggtgaaggacCGGCTCAAGGCTTATGTCAAGGACCCGTATGCCCTGGACCTGATTGACAAGCTCCTGGTCTTAGACCCGGCCCAGCGGACAGACAGCGACGACGCTCTGAACCACGACTTCTTCTGGTCGGACCCCATGCCCTCGGACCTGAAGAACATGCTCTCCACGCACAACACGTCCATGTTTGAGTACCTGGCCCCGCCCCGCCGAAGAGGTCACATGCCCCAgcagccagccaatcagaacaGGAATCCAGCCACCACGAGTCAGCCGGAGTTCGACCGGGTGTTTTGA
- the crata gene encoding carnitine O-acetyltransferase isoform X2, whose amino-acid sequence MSQAKDLWHKVKPCGHLVRPVAPTQLPGRYLSHQEGLPNLPVPPLQQTCERYLAALEPIVNEKELSHTKELLAEFQGSGGVGERLQKGLERRAHKTQNWLSDWWLTTAYLDYRMPVVIHSSPGVVLPRMEFSDRQGQMRFAAKLIAGILDFKTMIDNETLPVEYLGGKPLCMNQYYQVLSSCRIPGLKRDTVVNYSRSSRPPTHITVVHNFQFFVLDVYNSDGTPLTVDQLYIQLEKIWNSSLQNNKEPVGILTSNHRNTWGKAYSSLIRDKTNKKSVQSIQTSIFTVCLDAAMPRVSEELYRSRAAVQMLHGGGSRWNSGNRWFDKTLQFIVGEDGSCGVIYEHAPAEGPPIVSLIDHVVEYTKKSEIVRTPMVPLPMPRKLRFNITPEIKKDIDDAKQNMNIMVHDLDVKVIVFSHFGKNVPKAHKMSPDAFIQMGLQLAYYRMYLQCCSTYESASLRMFRLGRTDTIRSCSVDSANFVKAMDDPAKPNVEKVILLEKAVKAHRAYTDMAIRGQAIDRHLLGLKLQAIEDLTSLPEIFMDTSYAVANHYNLSTSQVPAQTDCVMCFGPVVPDGYGVCYNPMAEHINFAVSAFNSCDKTNAARMAQGLESALLDMRSLLESTPKAKL is encoded by the exons ATGTCCCAGGCAAAAGACCTATGGCACAAGGTGAAACCTTGTGGGCACCTGGTGAGGCCTGTGGCACCCACACAACTCCCTGGGCGCTACCTGAGCCACCAGGAGGGCCTCCCGAATCTCCCGGTGCCTCCACTCCAGCAGACGTGTGAGCGCTACCTGGCCGCTCTGGAGCCCATCGTGAACGAGAAGGAACTGAGCCACACCAAGGAGCTGTTGGCGGAGTTCCAGGGGTCTGGGGGTGTTGGTGAGAGGCTGCAGAAGGGTCTGGAGAGAAGGGCTCACAAGACTCAGAACTGG ctttCAGACTGGTGGCTGACTACTGCCTATCTGGACTACCGGATGCCTGTGGTCATCCATTCTAGTCCCGGTGTGGTCTTACCTCGCATGGAGTTCAGTGACCGCCAGGGACAGATGAG GTTTGCTGCCAAGCTGATTGCTGGCATTTTGGACTTCAAGACAATGATTGACAA CGAGACTTTGCCAGTGGAGTACCTCGGGGGGAAACCACTGTGTATGAACCAGTACTACCAGGTGCTGTCGTCGTGTCGCATCCCTGGGCTGAAGAGAGACACGGTGGTCAACTACTCCCGTAGCTCCAGGCCGCCCACTCACATTACCGTGGTGCACAATTTCCAG TTCTTTGTGCTGGACGTGTACAACAGCGACGGAACCCCGCTAACGGTGGACCAGCTATACATACAGCTGGAGAAAATCTGGAACTCCTCCCTGCAGAACAACAAGGAGCCTGTGGGCATTCTCACCTCCAACCACCGCAACACCTGGGGCAAGGCCTACAGCAGCCTCATCAGGG ACAAGACCAACAAGAAGTCGGTGCAGTCCATCCAGACGAGCATCTTCACAGTGTGTCTGGATGCTGCCATGCCGCGTGTCTCTGAGGAGCTGTACCGCAGCCGGGCAGCCGTCCAGATGCTTCACGGTGGGGGCAGTCGCTGGAACAGCGGCAACCGCTGGTTCGACAAGACCCTGCAG TTTATCGTCGGCGAGGACGGGTCGTGTGGTGTTATTTATGAGCATGCCCCTGCCGAAGGGCCGCCCATCGTGTCCTTGATCGACCACGTGGTCGAGTACAC GAAGAAGTCTGAGATTGTGCGTACCCCCATGGTCCCCCTTCCGATGCCCCGGAAACTACGATTCAACATCACGCCTGAGATCAAGAAAGACATAGACGATGCCAAGCAGAACATGAAcat AATGGTACATGACCTGGATGTCAAAGTCAttgtcttttctcattttggCAAGAACGTCCCCAAGGCCCACAAAATGAGCCCAGATGCCTTCATCCAGATGGGGCTACAGCTAGCCTACTACAG gatGTATCTGCAGTGCTGTTCCACCTACGAGAGTGCCTCCCTGCGTATGTTCAGGCTGGGTCGCACGGACACCATACGCTCCTGTTCTGTTGACTCCGCTAACTTCGTCAAGGCCATGGACGATCCGGCCAAACCAAACGTAGAAAAAGTGATCTTACTGGAGAAGGCTGTCAAGGCCCACAGGGCGTACACCGACATG GCGATCCGGGGCCAGGCCATTGACCGACACCTCCTGGGGCTGAAGTTGCAGGCGATCGAGGACCTGACCTCCCTGCCTGAGATCTTTATGGACACCTCGTATGCTGTGGCCAACCactacaacctctccacaaGCCAG GTGCCAGCCCAGACAGACTGTGTGATGTGCTTTGGGCCTGTGGTGCCTGACGGCTACGGCGTGTGCTACAACCCGATGGcagaacacatcaactttgCCGTGTCGGCATTCAACAGCTGCGACAAGACTAATGCAGCCCGCATGGCCCAGGGCCTGGAGAGTGCTCTGCTGGACATGAGGAGTCTGCTGGAGAGCACGCCCAAGGCCAAGCTGTGA